A DNA window from Micromonospora inyonensis contains the following coding sequences:
- a CDS encoding TIR domain-containing protein gives MAVGTQPTRSDRPIDFFISYSPADERWATWLAWEFEAAGYRTMLQAWDFVAGTNFIDFMDRGVREAAVVVAVLSERYLHSTYGKLEWQAALRADPDGTGNKLVTVRVEDCPIDGLLATITYVDLVGVTDPAQARSRVLDRIREALDGRAKPARQPAFPHHPADPTGVLSAPVVGPPAPRRSRRTPINPPPFPPASVAVPTARTALTVLQVAGPRFGRGVIEPGAPVTPGELQEHLMGDLTLLMNDGVPRPDLLVVAGNLTESGSPREFSDALSFLTGLRVLLGLEPHRLVVVPGPRDVTMAASRAYFATCEADDVDPQPPYWPKWRHYARLFDDLYQGLEYRIFDSEQPWTLFPVPDLRVVVAGLNSTVAVTHREEDRYGFVGEAQSTWFAQRLRHYQQSGWLRLGAMAHVPGPRTPYADEVAVPDGVTLRDRGSFNRLLGPMLNLLFSDAAPTGARVDPVVPLATASRDGRAQVLRLAADGMTRWVLGRDDRHEVGEPTVVSWPRTEATFGAAGPAQVPDPRQPTAVEGPTQDAPATPPAVVPAAPLDRLLDRLAEVCEARHDRVLVRRVPAEPPHLFVTYRADGVVRQQRVGAYVGTPTAPDLDHFARRVHATDPDIPSELVYDGDRVPRGLADQAQRRGVRVLHLTEFQGLLDLREYVATQTARLQADRLYPPGQYVPQRYRHLVGADQQVREDVVDELLGLASATDGRFVLVLGDFGRGKTFALREVARRLPTAAPDLIPILVELRALDKAHSVDGLVAAHLANHGEQVIDLKAFRYMLRQGRIVLLFDGFDELVARVTYDRAADHLETLLQAAEGNAKIVVSSRTQHFKTNSQVLTALGERVGMLPHRRVLAIEDFTPGQIEAFLRHRYGGDERAARERMDLLGGVKDLLGLSRNPRMLGFIANLDEGRLAAVSGAGGTFSAAALYREILESWLDFEERRTQGVPGVPVSLRRPELWQAVSRLAFQLWESGESHLRLAELAETAGQLAGLAESRLSGPQATHAVGAGSLLVRTDDGLFGFIHASVMEWLVAAGIAAQLNQGEEPSALATRPLSALAVEFLGDLADPARCTAWTAQVLGDETAGETVRANALRLSARLRLPDRADLRGAVLRGEDLSHRELAEADLTGADLTDTRLVATNLTGARLAHARLRGARLDQARLAGADLREAELAGARLFRTDLRDARVAGSSWRRAALIDVNADAALLRAPELRGAVVAPGRPVTPGLAPPAVGVSYGFEVGRLPVPAAYSPDGAVLAVGSDDGGVLICDTATGLPVRTLQGHRGRVYAVRFDAAAHHLVTGAADLTVRLWDADHGDVRHVIEDVFAGWVWPLLTDGARGRLVVGDAAGVVRLYDTRTARLRQVWPGHAAPIWGTSFSPDGRRVVVVDSAGVVRGWDIASGDLVFEVREPEVVYRVVHTPDGRLLVAVGQHGRVWIRRATDGDLLRQPRGHEADVYALDVHPDGGLMATGDTHGALRLWDVETGRPVRVLGRQRGAIYSVRFNADGTVLATAASDGAIQLWGTADGQLRHELTRHRGSVWPVVWRPDQNQVATSSNDGTTRLWDARTGQLQHTLRGHGRRVTSLSFRDDGEVLAACGNDGVVRLWEPRTGRLVRQLASPADRLLSAVFCPGEPLVAAPSGDGGVHLWNTDTGVDERELNVDTDHVWAAAFSPDGDAMATANDDDTVRLWYRRTGRHFATLAPHRGRVRAVAFSPDGETIATGCDDQLVRLWDAATATCRRTLEQHTDRVYAVCFNSEGTLLASASNDGTAVVWDALTGERRTVLTEHTGRLWSCAFSPNGALLATAGDDLIIRLWDPGTGRLHGTLAAHTRRVWSVAFSPDSSLLASAGDDGTVRLWDVADPEHAQLRTTLIGLPDGWAAVSPDGRYKLDGDPGGQFWHVIGTCRFEVGELDPYLTQVRRLSVDAPF, from the coding sequence GTGGCTGTAGGCACGCAACCGACCCGGTCCGACCGCCCGATCGACTTCTTCATCAGCTACTCGCCCGCCGACGAACGCTGGGCGACCTGGCTGGCGTGGGAGTTCGAGGCCGCCGGCTACCGCACCATGCTCCAGGCGTGGGACTTCGTGGCCGGCACCAACTTCATCGACTTCATGGACCGGGGGGTCCGGGAGGCCGCGGTCGTGGTGGCCGTCCTGTCCGAACGCTACCTGCACTCCACGTACGGCAAGCTCGAGTGGCAGGCGGCGCTGCGCGCCGACCCGGACGGCACCGGCAACAAGCTGGTCACCGTCCGGGTGGAGGACTGTCCGATCGACGGCCTGCTCGCCACCATCACGTACGTCGACCTGGTCGGGGTCACCGACCCCGCGCAGGCACGTTCCCGGGTGCTGGACCGGATCCGGGAAGCGCTCGACGGTCGCGCGAAGCCCGCCCGGCAACCTGCCTTCCCGCACCATCCCGCCGACCCGACCGGGGTGCTCTCCGCGCCCGTCGTCGGTCCGCCCGCGCCGCGCCGGTCCCGCCGTACGCCGATCAACCCGCCACCGTTCCCGCCCGCCTCGGTGGCCGTGCCGACCGCGCGGACGGCGCTGACCGTGCTCCAGGTGGCCGGACCACGGTTCGGTCGGGGCGTGATCGAGCCGGGCGCCCCGGTCACCCCCGGAGAGCTCCAGGAACACCTGATGGGTGACCTCACCCTGCTGATGAACGACGGCGTTCCCCGACCCGACCTGCTGGTGGTGGCGGGCAACCTGACCGAGTCCGGCAGCCCCCGCGAGTTCTCCGACGCGCTGAGTTTCCTCACCGGGCTGCGGGTGCTGCTCGGGTTGGAGCCGCACCGTCTGGTCGTGGTGCCCGGCCCGCGCGACGTGACCATGGCCGCGAGCCGCGCGTACTTCGCCACCTGCGAGGCGGACGACGTCGACCCGCAGCCGCCGTACTGGCCGAAGTGGCGGCACTACGCGCGGCTCTTCGACGACCTCTACCAGGGTCTCGAGTACCGGATCTTCGACAGCGAGCAACCCTGGACGCTGTTCCCGGTGCCGGACCTGCGGGTGGTGGTGGCCGGGTTGAACTCCACCGTCGCCGTCACCCACCGCGAGGAGGACCGGTACGGCTTCGTCGGTGAGGCCCAGTCCACCTGGTTCGCCCAGCGGTTGCGTCACTACCAGCAGTCCGGCTGGCTGCGGCTGGGCGCGATGGCGCACGTGCCCGGCCCGCGCACCCCGTACGCCGACGAGGTGGCGGTCCCGGACGGGGTGACGCTGCGCGACCGGGGATCGTTCAACCGCCTGCTCGGGCCGATGCTCAACCTGCTGTTCTCCGACGCCGCGCCGACCGGCGCCCGGGTCGACCCGGTGGTGCCGCTGGCCACCGCGTCCCGTGACGGCCGGGCGCAGGTGCTCCGGCTCGCCGCCGACGGGATGACCCGCTGGGTGCTCGGCCGCGACGACCGGCACGAGGTGGGCGAGCCGACGGTGGTGAGCTGGCCGCGGACGGAGGCGACGTTCGGGGCTGCCGGGCCGGCCCAGGTGCCCGACCCGCGGCAGCCCACCGCCGTCGAGGGGCCCACCCAGGACGCGCCGGCCACCCCGCCGGCCGTGGTCCCGGCGGCGCCGCTGGACCGACTGCTCGACCGGCTGGCCGAGGTCTGCGAGGCGCGGCACGACCGGGTGCTGGTCCGCCGGGTGCCGGCCGAACCGCCACACCTGTTCGTCACCTACCGCGCCGACGGGGTGGTCCGGCAGCAGCGGGTCGGGGCGTACGTCGGCACCCCGACCGCCCCCGACCTCGACCACTTCGCCCGGCGGGTGCACGCCACCGACCCGGACATCCCGTCCGAGCTGGTCTACGACGGCGACCGGGTCCCGCGTGGGCTGGCCGACCAGGCGCAGCGGCGCGGCGTACGGGTGCTGCACCTGACCGAGTTCCAAGGGCTGCTCGACCTGCGCGAGTACGTCGCCACGCAGACCGCCCGGCTACAGGCCGACCGGCTCTACCCGCCCGGCCAGTACGTGCCGCAGCGCTACCGCCACCTGGTCGGCGCCGACCAGCAGGTCCGCGAGGACGTGGTGGACGAGCTGCTCGGGCTGGCCTCCGCGACGGACGGCCGGTTCGTGCTGGTGCTCGGCGACTTCGGCCGGGGCAAGACGTTCGCGTTGCGCGAGGTGGCCCGCCGGCTGCCGACCGCCGCCCCCGACCTGATCCCGATCCTGGTGGAGCTGCGTGCGCTGGACAAGGCACACTCGGTCGACGGGCTGGTCGCCGCGCACCTGGCCAACCACGGCGAGCAGGTGATCGACCTCAAGGCGTTCCGCTACATGCTCCGGCAGGGGCGGATCGTGCTGCTCTTCGACGGCTTCGACGAGTTGGTGGCCCGGGTCACCTACGACCGGGCGGCGGACCACCTGGAGACGTTGCTCCAGGCGGCCGAGGGCAACGCCAAGATCGTGGTGAGCAGCCGCACCCAGCACTTCAAGACCAACTCGCAGGTGCTCACCGCCCTCGGCGAGCGGGTGGGCATGCTGCCGCACCGGCGGGTGCTGGCCATCGAGGACTTCACCCCCGGGCAGATCGAGGCGTTCCTGCGGCACCGCTACGGCGGTGACGAGCGGGCCGCCCGGGAGCGGATGGACCTGCTCGGCGGGGTCAAGGACCTGCTCGGCCTCTCCCGCAACCCGCGCATGCTGGGCTTCATCGCCAACCTCGACGAGGGACGGCTGGCCGCCGTGTCCGGTGCGGGCGGCACGTTCAGCGCGGCCGCGCTCTACCGGGAGATCCTGGAGTCCTGGCTGGACTTCGAGGAGCGGCGTACCCAGGGGGTGCCGGGCGTACCGGTCAGCCTGCGCCGCCCCGAGCTGTGGCAGGCGGTGAGCCGGTTGGCGTTCCAGCTCTGGGAGAGCGGGGAGTCGCACCTGCGCCTGGCCGAGCTGGCCGAGACCGCCGGGCAGCTGGCCGGGCTGGCGGAGTCCCGGCTCTCCGGACCGCAGGCGACGCACGCGGTGGGTGCGGGCAGCCTACTGGTCCGCACCGACGACGGCCTGTTCGGCTTCATCCACGCCTCCGTGATGGAGTGGCTGGTAGCCGCGGGGATCGCCGCGCAGCTCAACCAGGGTGAGGAGCCGTCGGCCCTGGCGACGCGCCCGCTCTCGGCGCTGGCCGTGGAGTTCCTCGGCGACCTCGCCGACCCGGCCCGCTGCACCGCCTGGACGGCGCAGGTACTCGGCGACGAGACGGCCGGCGAGACGGTCCGGGCCAACGCCTTGCGGCTCAGCGCCCGGCTGCGGCTGCCGGACCGGGCCGACCTGCGTGGCGCGGTGCTGCGTGGTGAGGACCTGTCGCACCGGGAACTGGCCGAGGCGGATCTGACCGGTGCGGACCTGACCGACACCCGCCTGGTCGCCACCAACCTGACCGGGGCCCGGCTGGCACACGCCCGGTTACGCGGCGCCCGCCTGGACCAGGCCCGCCTCGCCGGGGCCGACCTGCGCGAGGCCGAACTGGCCGGGGCCCGACTGTTCCGGACCGACCTGCGCGACGCGCGGGTCGCCGGCAGCAGCTGGCGCCGGGCCGCGCTGATCGACGTGAACGCCGACGCGGCGCTGCTGCGCGCGCCGGAGCTGCGTGGCGCGGTGGTCGCCCCGGGCCGTCCGGTGACACCGGGCCTGGCGCCGCCCGCCGTCGGCGTCTCGTACGGCTTCGAGGTTGGCCGGCTGCCGGTGCCGGCGGCGTACAGCCCGGACGGCGCGGTACTCGCCGTGGGCAGCGACGACGGGGGTGTGCTGATCTGCGACACGGCCACCGGCCTGCCGGTGCGGACCCTCCAGGGGCACCGGGGCCGGGTGTACGCGGTCCGCTTCGACGCCGCCGCGCACCACCTGGTCACCGGCGCTGCCGACCTCACCGTACGGCTGTGGGACGCCGACCACGGGGACGTGCGGCACGTGATCGAGGACGTCTTCGCCGGCTGGGTGTGGCCGCTGCTCACCGATGGCGCGCGGGGCCGGCTGGTGGTGGGCGACGCGGCCGGCGTGGTCCGGCTCTACGACACCCGCACCGCCCGGCTGCGCCAGGTCTGGCCGGGGCACGCCGCGCCCATCTGGGGCACCTCGTTCAGCCCGGACGGCCGGCGGGTCGTGGTGGTGGACAGCGCCGGCGTGGTCCGGGGCTGGGACATCGCCTCGGGTGACCTCGTCTTCGAGGTGCGGGAACCGGAGGTGGTCTACCGGGTGGTGCACACCCCGGACGGCCGGTTGCTGGTCGCCGTCGGCCAGCACGGCCGGGTGTGGATCCGCCGGGCCACCGACGGGGATCTGCTGCGCCAGCCGCGCGGCCACGAGGCCGACGTGTACGCCCTCGACGTGCACCCCGACGGCGGGTTGATGGCCACCGGCGACACCCATGGCGCGCTACGACTGTGGGACGTGGAGACCGGCCGCCCGGTCCGGGTGCTGGGCCGGCAGCGCGGGGCGATCTACAGCGTCCGGTTCAACGCCGACGGCACCGTGCTCGCCACGGCCGCCAGTGACGGCGCGATCCAGCTCTGGGGCACCGCGGACGGCCAGCTCCGGCACGAGCTGACCCGGCACCGCGGCTCGGTCTGGCCGGTGGTCTGGCGGCCGGACCAGAACCAGGTGGCGACCAGCAGCAACGACGGCACCACCCGGCTCTGGGACGCGCGGACCGGGCAGCTTCAGCACACCCTGCGTGGACACGGGCGGCGGGTCACCTCGCTGTCCTTCCGGGACGACGGCGAGGTGCTGGCCGCCTGCGGCAACGACGGCGTGGTACGGCTGTGGGAGCCGCGCACCGGGCGGCTGGTCCGGCAGCTCGCCAGTCCGGCCGACCGGCTGCTCTCCGCCGTGTTCTGCCCGGGTGAACCGTTGGTCGCCGCACCGAGCGGCGACGGCGGGGTGCACCTGTGGAACACCGACACCGGGGTCGACGAACGCGAACTGAACGTGGACACCGACCATGTCTGGGCGGCTGCGTTCAGCCCGGACGGCGACGCGATGGCCACCGCAAACGACGACGACACGGTCCGACTGTGGTACCGGCGTACCGGCCGGCACTTCGCCACCCTCGCCCCGCACCGCGGCCGGGTCCGGGCGGTGGCGTTCAGCCCGGACGGCGAGACCATCGCCACCGGCTGCGACGACCAGCTCGTCCGGCTCTGGGACGCGGCCACCGCGACCTGTCGCCGTACCCTGGAGCAGCACACCGACCGGGTGTACGCGGTGTGCTTCAACAGCGAGGGCACCCTGCTCGCCAGCGCCAGCAACGACGGCACCGCCGTGGTGTGGGACGCGCTCACCGGTGAGCGACGCACGGTGCTCACCGAGCACACCGGCCGGCTCTGGTCCTGTGCGTTCAGCCCGAACGGCGCGCTGCTCGCCACCGCCGGCGACGACCTGATCATCCGGCTGTGGGATCCGGGCACCGGCCGGCTGCACGGTACCCTCGCCGCGCACACCCGGCGGGTCTGGTCGGTGGCGTTCAGCCCGGACAGCAGCCTGCTCGCCAGCGCCGGTGACGACGGCACCGTCCGACTGTGGGACGTCGCGGACCCGGAGCACGCCCAGTTGCGCACCACCCTGATCGGCCTGCCCGACGGCTGGGCCGCGGTCAGCCCGGACGGGCGGTACAAGCTGGACGGTGATCCAGGCGGTCAGTTCTGGCACGTCATCGGCACCTGCCGGTTCGAGGTGGGGGAGTTGGACCCGTACCTGACGCAGGTGCGCCGCCTGTCGGTGGACGCCCCGTTCTGA
- a CDS encoding extracellular catalytic domain type 1 short-chain-length polyhydroxyalkanoate depolymerase, with amino-acid sequence MNRRTTRTATVTRTASAVVVAVGVVLTVLIGCDVTRPPRREAAVPTAPPGSTPTAAGPRSPVAGGSSAHRITVAGRERTFRLYRPAKLSPSAPAPLVVMLHGALGNGRQAEMAYGWNAAAEREGFVVAYPDGLQRSWAVSAHCCGQPAHDGVDDVAFVVATVADISARLSIDPNRTYAAGISNGGMLAYRLACETTTFAAIGVVAGTLLGPCPSPAPISLVHIHGTADDVVPYDGRPGKLDNGGAGRRPVKIDGGPVADQVDRWRKVARCAAPQARTAGAVTTSAARCPDGRDVELITIADAGHQWPGASPAMVERLLGMDPPSSALAATETIWRFFAAHPRNS; translated from the coding sequence ATGAATCGGCGAACCACGAGGACGGCGACCGTCACACGTACCGCGTCAGCGGTGGTGGTGGCGGTCGGAGTCGTCCTCACCGTGCTGATCGGCTGCGACGTGACGCGTCCGCCGCGGCGGGAGGCCGCCGTACCGACCGCACCACCCGGGTCCACACCGACCGCGGCCGGCCCCCGGAGCCCGGTTGCCGGTGGATCGTCCGCCCACCGGATCACGGTGGCCGGCAGGGAACGCACGTTCCGGCTGTACCGGCCGGCCAAGCTGTCGCCGTCTGCGCCGGCACCGTTGGTGGTGATGCTGCACGGCGCCCTTGGCAACGGTCGCCAGGCGGAGATGGCGTACGGGTGGAACGCCGCGGCGGAACGTGAGGGGTTCGTGGTCGCGTACCCGGATGGCCTCCAGCGATCCTGGGCGGTGAGCGCCCACTGCTGCGGGCAGCCGGCCCACGACGGCGTCGACGACGTGGCGTTCGTCGTCGCCACGGTGGCCGACATCTCCGCCAGGCTGTCGATCGATCCGAACCGGACCTATGCCGCCGGGATATCCAACGGCGGGATGCTCGCCTACCGGCTGGCCTGCGAGACCACCACCTTCGCCGCGATCGGGGTGGTGGCGGGAACGCTGCTCGGGCCATGCCCGTCGCCGGCACCGATCTCCCTGGTCCACATCCATGGCACCGCCGACGACGTGGTCCCGTACGACGGTCGGCCAGGGAAGCTGGACAACGGCGGGGCCGGGCGGCGCCCGGTGAAGATCGACGGCGGACCTGTCGCCGACCAGGTCGACCGGTGGCGGAAGGTCGCGCGATGTGCCGCTCCGCAGGCGCGTACCGCTGGAGCCGTCACCACGTCGGCCGCCCGCTGTCCGGACGGGCGCGACGTCGAGCTGATCACCATCGCCGACGCGGGGCACCAGTGGCCGGGCGCGTCGCCGGCGATGGTGGAACGCCTGCTCGGGATGGACCCGCCGTCATCGGCGCTGGCGGCTACCGAAACGATCTGGCGCTTCTTCGCGGCTCACCCGCGCAACAGCTGA
- a CDS encoding SLC13 family permease: METTGEPPSAAPDRSRWDRLHVLDWVAIGLLAGGVLCVLTGLLPGADAEATVRRILPILAFLGTVVVLAELTAVAGVFDALAARMAITARGNFGALFWLCVGFASVTTIALNLDTTAVLLTPVMIALARKLGVPPIPLAMTTVWLANTASLLLPVSNLTNILASDRIGLAPVPWAARMWWPQLVAIAITMLLLWWWYWRPARAGADPFVPPPPHVPPDPVLYRTALVACLLFVAGILAGVEIGIVSGVAAAILVAGFAVRARGSLRLQLVPWRLLVFVIGLFLVVQTIGRHGLDTVMGTLIGSDPGTEGALRAGAVGALFANAVNNLPAYVAGEAVIAPDHHTQLLALLVGTNVGPLATPWASLATLIWYERCRAAGVTVPLGRFLATSAVLAALCTVATVTALLVAPSA, translated from the coding sequence GTGGAGACCACCGGCGAGCCACCGTCGGCCGCACCGGACCGATCCCGCTGGGACCGGCTGCACGTACTCGACTGGGTCGCGATCGGGCTGCTCGCCGGCGGCGTCCTCTGCGTTCTCACCGGTCTCCTCCCCGGCGCGGACGCCGAGGCCACCGTACGCCGGATCCTGCCGATCCTGGCCTTCCTCGGCACCGTGGTGGTGCTGGCCGAGCTGACCGCGGTGGCCGGGGTCTTCGACGCGCTCGCCGCCCGGATGGCGATCACCGCCCGGGGCAACTTCGGCGCGCTGTTCTGGCTCTGCGTCGGGTTCGCCTCGGTGACCACGATCGCGCTCAACCTGGACACCACCGCCGTCCTGCTCACCCCGGTGATGATCGCCCTGGCCCGCAAGCTGGGCGTGCCGCCGATCCCGCTGGCGATGACCACGGTCTGGCTGGCCAACACGGCGAGCCTGCTGCTGCCCGTGTCCAACCTGACCAACATCCTGGCCAGCGACCGGATCGGGCTGGCCCCGGTGCCGTGGGCGGCCCGGATGTGGTGGCCGCAACTGGTCGCCATCGCGATCACCATGCTGCTGCTCTGGTGGTGGTACTGGCGGCCGGCGCGGGCCGGCGCCGACCCGTTCGTGCCACCGCCGCCGCACGTGCCGCCCGACCCCGTGCTCTATCGCACCGCGCTCGTGGCCTGCCTGCTCTTCGTCGCCGGGATCCTCGCCGGGGTCGAGATCGGGATCGTCTCCGGGGTGGCCGCCGCGATCCTGGTCGCCGGGTTCGCGGTCCGCGCCCGGGGCAGCCTGAGACTCCAGCTGGTCCCCTGGCGGCTGCTGGTCTTCGTCATCGGGCTGTTCCTGGTGGTGCAGACCATCGGCCGGCACGGGCTGGACACCGTGATGGGCACGTTGATCGGCAGCGACCCGGGAACCGAGGGCGCACTGCGGGCCGGCGCCGTCGGCGCGCTCTTCGCCAACGCGGTCAACAACCTGCCCGCGTACGTGGCCGGGGAGGCGGTCATCGCCCCCGACCACCACACCCAACTGCTGGCCCTGCTGGTGGGCACCAACGTCGGCCCGCTCGCCACCCCGTGGGCGTCGCTGGCCACGCTGATCTGGTACGAGCGCTGCCGGGCCGCCGGGGTCACGGTCCCGTTGGGCCGCTTCCTGGCCACCAGCGCGGTCCTCGCCGCCCTGTGCACCGTCGCCACCGTCACCGCCCTGCTGGTCGCCCCGTCAGCCTGA
- a CDS encoding DUF4153 domain-containing protein: protein MTQPPAPRPSPEDSGGGTMPPYLLAMLANAEVPGAVPWPEGQPAWAIPVDLPPGTRGYAVFIPLVPVAGSGPVTTDPSAAAGATTSGPPVPKPTTSGPAATPAASTTPPTAGTTASGPAPAGAARPGPTSTVDTPPAGAPASASGGSSAASAPAAPVAALLGAPAPAGTRAATASGPGGPPPPATAPTTSGSTPPARTFGPPVHLVAVGGRPGVPTYPGLAGGFYRPKPPGPSFLQRYWPGPKPARGRAVPAAVGVGALGLAFFVPLSRTGIGWFLGWLAVTVAVVFAVRRAVAELPRSERWVRAGWAGAALALLAVPAFRNAWWLVTFCVLVALGCAALGVVGGRRIRSILFSLVAAPTAAFRGLPWVRAHFRSPADPGLLRRVVGPWSPPLAP, encoded by the coding sequence GTGACGCAGCCACCGGCGCCCCGACCGTCCCCCGAGGACTCCGGCGGCGGCACCATGCCGCCGTACCTACTGGCCATGCTGGCGAACGCGGAAGTCCCCGGTGCCGTTCCCTGGCCGGAGGGCCAGCCCGCGTGGGCGATCCCGGTCGACCTTCCGCCCGGCACCCGCGGGTACGCCGTGTTCATCCCCCTGGTGCCGGTGGCCGGCTCCGGGCCGGTGACCACGGACCCCTCGGCCGCCGCCGGGGCGACCACGAGCGGGCCGCCGGTGCCGAAGCCCACCACGAGCGGTCCGGCCGCCACTCCGGCCGCCAGCACCACACCGCCGACAGCGGGTACGACCGCGTCGGGCCCGGCCCCGGCCGGCGCGGCGCGGCCAGGGCCGACGTCGACGGTGGACACGCCACCCGCCGGTGCTCCGGCGAGCGCGTCCGGCGGATCCTCGGCAGCGTCGGCCCCGGCGGCACCGGTCGCCGCGCTCCTTGGTGCCCCGGCGCCCGCGGGCACCCGGGCGGCCACCGCGTCCGGCCCTGGCGGCCCTCCGCCGCCCGCCACGGCACCCACCACCTCCGGCAGCACGCCGCCCGCTCGGACGTTCGGTCCTCCGGTGCACCTCGTCGCCGTCGGCGGCCGGCCGGGTGTTCCGACGTACCCGGGGTTGGCCGGTGGCTTCTACCGGCCGAAGCCGCCCGGACCGTCGTTCCTCCAGCGGTACTGGCCCGGACCGAAGCCGGCCCGTGGGCGGGCGGTGCCTGCCGCCGTCGGTGTCGGCGCGCTCGGGCTGGCGTTCTTCGTGCCGCTGAGCCGCACCGGGATCGGGTGGTTCCTCGGCTGGCTGGCGGTGACCGTGGCGGTGGTGTTCGCGGTCCGGCGGGCGGTGGCCGAGCTGCCGCGCAGCGAGCGGTGGGTTCGGGCCGGCTGGGCGGGGGCGGCGTTGGCGCTGCTGGCGGTGCCGGCGTTCCGCAACGCCTGGTGGCTGGTGACGTTCTGCGTCCTGGTCGCGCTGGGCTGCGCGGCGCTCGGCGTGGTCGGGGGTCGGCGCATCCGGTCGATCCTGTTCAGTCTGGTGGCCGCGCCGACCGCGGCGTTCCGGGGACTGCCCTGGGTACGCGCCCACTTCCGGTCCCCGGCCGACCCGGGGTTGCTCCGTCGCGTGGTCGGCCCCTGGTCGCCGCCGCTCGCCCCGTGA